A segment of the Nostoc sp. TCL26-01 genome:
GAAATTTATCTATATATATATCTATCTATATAAATGATTTTTGTCTAGTTTTTTTGATAAAAATAAAAATATTTTTATCAAAAATGTCATTAAAAGTAATTACTGTAAAGCATCAGTAATTACACTGCGAAATATTTGAGAAATTTTGAGAATGTGTGAAAATTTCTTAATTATCTAGTAAATACTTTATATCACCTTCAATTCCCGCGACTGTTTATCAGTGTTGAAGATGTCAGATTAAGCAAAACATTAACCCAACATAGAATCTGAATGCAGCATTTTAGCCTAGACACACCACTATATATACTTAGATTTTTTCCATAACCAAATTGGATTCTTATATAAGTTTTTCAGATAGTTTGGTACTTGAATTTAAGATAGTCACGTAAATGATTACTAGATGTTAATACAAATGTTGCTATTTTTTAACCTTTTTTTATATTGGCAAGGCTAGATTGCGATCGCTAAGTTTTACAGCATCTCTGTAAGCTTAACAGCAGCAATTGTAGTTAGTTTCAATCAATAGTAACAAATGAAGAAGTCTAAGTTTTTCAGGACTATTCTACTTATTGCCGTACCAGCAATATTTTTCACTCTGTTTAATTATCTAGAAAAGCCTCTAACTGCTCAAACCTCAAGTGTTCATTTAACGATGGGCAATCCTAGTGGGGCTAACACTAGTTACAGTAATCTTTTATTAAGCAAACCTCAATATGCAGTTTCTTACAATTGCTATAGAGGGACACCAAATTGGGTAAGTTGGCAGTTAAATACCTCATGGTTAGGAAGCGCACCTCGCCAAGATGATTTTCGTGCAGATACTACATTACCTTCAGGTTGCTATCGAGTCACTTCTTCTGATTATACAGGCAGTGGATTTGACCGAGGACACATGAGTCCATCGGCAGATAGAACAAATACAATTGCCAATAACTCTGCCACTTTTTTGATGACAAATATGATCCCCCAAGCACCTGATAATAATCAGGGAGTATGGGCAAATTTAGAAAGTTATTGTCGAGATTTAGTGGTCAATCAAGGTAAAGAACTCTATATTATTTCCGGTTCCTATGGCACTGGTGGAACCGGGTCGAATGGAACAAGAACCACAATTGCGAATGGTAACGTTACAGTTCCAGCTAGAACTTGGAAGGTGATTGTAGTTTTAAATGCTGTAAATTCTGGTGCTAGCAGCGTAACTACTAGTACAAGAGTAATTGCTGTCAACATACCTAATACCCAAGGTGTGAGATATGCAAATTGGAGAGACTACAGAGTTAGTGTTGACTCTATTGAAGTAAACACTGGTTACAATTTGCTTTCTAATGTCTTTGCATCTGTTCAAAGTACAATTGAAGCTAGAGTTGACAGTTTGTAAGGATAGTTAGCTCACTTAAAACTTAAAGCCTGTCTGTAAATGATAGACAGGCTAATGATTGATTAATTACGTTTCTACAACTTTTGTGGAAACTCCAGCTAAATCTCCAGATGGAGTTTTCCCTAAAATATAGACATCAATATTTATCATACCTATGCGATAAACACGAATGTCCATCAGATTATCTTTTAATGTTTTGACAAGTGACTGAAACTTCTGCACATTTTGTTTTTGTATTTCATCGTGCCATTCTTTTTCTACAGCACAGTTACGAAACAAATAATCTAGTTCTACTTCTTCAACTGATTTGTCTTGGGGATGTCCGGTTAACTGGAGAAGTTTTTGATTTGTCAAAGGTTCTTGAGCTTGCTTAGACCACAAAAACACTGCAAAAGGATATTCTGATTCACTCATCATTAACAAACCATTGGCGGCTTGTTTAAGTTTTTCTGTAATCTCATTAGTCATAGAGTTTATTGATGGTTATGAGCATTGGTTTTTGAGCTTGCCAATCAGAGAATTAAGGTTAATCTGAGTAGGCCAACCTTGAGGAAGATTTGCAGAATTATATCCTTTGTCTTTCAAGCCTTGAATAAATTGGTTGCGGATGTATGTAGTATCAAAAGTCCCTAGCCCATCAAAATAAACATCAGTTAGGTGAGCGGGGTCTAAAGCCATTTCACCTTTATATACTGCACCATCATTAGAATCATCCCAACCCCAAGGAGCATTAGCAGAATTTGTACTGCAAGTAGGTGTACCAGCACCACAACCACCACTAGAATCTCCCTTAAAAGTCCCCCAACTAGCGAAAGTCAAAGCAGAAGAACTTGATAAAGAGGCTTCATTTAATTGATGTTGCCACATTCCATTAGTAGCAAACACATCAACCAATTGATACTGCACATATCGATCATTCCCTGAAGCAGGAAGTTCTGCTGTAGTTTCAGAAGGATAATAAATAATCCCATCTTCATTGCTAGCACCTTGAAAATTTCCTGCATAAGGCCAAGCTTTTAGTCCATGACCTTTAGCTTCTTGTGTCGTTAACGGGTGCAGTGAACCACCATAATTGTTCATCGTCAGTGTGCCATCAATACTTTCTGCACCATTTCGTAAAGGACTACTAGTGGGAGTGTAAGAGTAAAAATCTCGATGAAATGCAGTAACAATACCTTCTAATTTACCAAAAGCTGAACCATCCTTACGGACAATTGCTAGTAAACCCTCTAAATCATTTTCGTGTTCTTGATCAAAAGGAATATCAGTCCAGTCTTGAGGATGGAAAAAGGAATATGTCACAAACCAATGAGTACAAGTTTCCGCTACAGAATAGTAAGCATGAGCAACAAGGGGAAATTGTCCAAGGTTATCCCAGTTATTTGTACCTCGCCAATCGTTATCGTAATCAAATCGCGTAACGTAGTCTCCACTATACTTAGTGCTATCTGTGTCTTGATAGTGAATAGGAGCATGATACAAGGCTAAAGCCACATCAGTGACAGATTGAGCAATTACTTTTGTATCTGTCAAAATGCCAACTACTATTGCTACAAGCAATCCAAGAGCTACAAGAAAAAATTTTCTAAAACTCATTTAGTCTCACCTCAACTCACAAACAAGGTTCAGCATAAAAGCCAATATTTAAGAATTGGTAATGACTCAGGTTATTCAAGTGCTTATTTAACTGTCTCGCGATCATCTAGCGATCGCTCAGAAAGACTATTGACTTTCTGACAAAATATGCGAAGCTAATATTTAGATAAGCTAATTATTAGAAAGTGCATCAAACTCGTGACTAAACTTACGGGAGATATAGATTTGTCAAAATCACTGGCTAGTAAACCTCAAGCAGTGATTTTAGAAACCCAAGGACTGACACGCTACTTCGGTAAAGCAGTTGCTGTCAATAATTTGAGTATTACAGTAGAACAAGGCGAGGTATTTGGCTTACTCGGCCCCAATGGCGCAGGTAAAAGCACAGCCATCAAGATGTTGACTACCCTATTGCCTCTAAGTGCAGGTAGAGCCACCATTGCTGGCTATGATGTCACGCATCAAGCTGCGGCTGTCAGACGGCTATTTGGCTATGTACCCCAAGCTCTTTCTGCTGATGGTAGCCTCACAGGCTACGAAAACTTGCTCATATTTGCCAAGCTATACGATATACCCGTAAAACATCGGCAAAGGCGGATTCGGGAAGTTTTAGATTTTATGGGTTTGCAAACAGCAGCCCATCGTTTAGTTAGTCAATACTCTGGTGGCATGATTCGCAAGCTAGAAATTGCTCAATCCATCATGCACCAACCCAAGATTTTGTTCCTCGATGAACCGACTGTAGGACTAGATCCCATTGCTCGGACTCAAGTATGGCAACTTGTACAACAGTTGCGTCAAGATTACGGTACAACCATATTTTTAACTACTCACTTTTTAGAAGAAGCCGACAATCTGTGTCATCGAGTGACAATTATGCAGCAAGGCCAAGTGGTGATAACAGGTACGCCCAGTGATTTAAAAGCTGCTTTAGATCAGCCAAATGCCACCTTAGATGATGTCTTTATTCATTACACAGGCGATCAATTAACATCAGGAGTTAACTATCGTGATACAGCCAGAACCAGACGTACAGCTCAACGGTTGGGTTAAGGGCAAACCGCATCATCGCGCTCATGTAATTTCGACAATTACCCAGATATTCACTAAAACCCTGGTGATTGCAGAGATGGAGGTGCGTAAACTCCGGCATGATCCTACTGATTTGGTTGTTCGAGCCGTACAACCATCACTATGGCTGTTAATTTTCGGGCAAGTTTTCTCGCGGATTCGTGCCATCCCCACAGGTGAGTTACCTTATTTAGACTTCATGAGTGCGGGTATTCTGGCTCAGAGTGTGTTGTTTGTCGCTATTTTTACAGGCGGAATGACGCTGATTTGGGAGCGAGACTTAGGAGTTGTGCATAAATTCTTGGCTAGTCCTACACATAGAGTATCTATTGTGTTAGGAAAGTCTTTAGCCTGTGGAGTCAGATGTTTATCACAGGTATTAGTTATTTACGTATTAGCACTGATATTAGGTGTCAAACTCAATCTCCATCCCTTAGCTTTTCTGCAAGTGCTATTCATCGTCATCTTGGGAGCTGGTTGTTTCTGCACATTTTCTTTAATCATTGGCTGTTTAGTGAAAACCAGAGAACGGATGACAGGAATCGGACAGTTGTTGACCATGCCGTTGTTTTTTGCCAGTAATGCTATCTATCCCATTTCCATCATGCCCAATTGGCTCAAGTTCCTGTCTCATATCAATCCCTTGACTTATGAAGTAGACGCATTACGTGGCGCGATGTTAGCCAATGGCACTAGCATCTATGGTTTTGGTTGGGACTGTACAATTCTCTTGTTAACACTAACAGGTTTAACCTTAATCTGCGGACGACTTTATCCACGGGTGGCAATGTAATCCAAGGCAGGGGAGGTAGGGGAAGCAGGGGGGGAAATTTTATAACTTGCTAAATCATCTCTCGATTCAGCAACGCCCAAAATTAGTTTTATAAAAAGGTCAATTGCCTACATTAAAGAACAATACGGTTCAGTTAAGGATAAAAGTAGGTTGGGTTGTAGCAAGATCCCGTTCGCGGTAGCGTCTCCGACAGGAGAAGGGTACGAAGTGAAACCCAACAAATCCGCGAAAATGTTGGGTTACTCTCCGAGAAGGCTTACGCCTACGTTCCTCAACCCAACCTACACAATTTAAGGTTTTTAACGCTAACTAAACCGTATTGCATTAAAAAAGGATGAGCTTTCAAGAACAATGTCATCGAGTAAACAAAAAATAGACATCTCCAACCTTGAATCTGCACAACATGATCCTTTTGCGGCGCTAAGGTTTCGAGATTATCGATTATTTACAATTGGGCGTGTCCTCTTATTCATTGGCTCGCAAATGCAGACGGTAGCGATTGGCTGGGAACTATACGATCGCACAAATTCCGCTTTAGCATTAGGTGGTGTGGGGTTAGCTCAAGTCTTACCAATGATTGTCCTCACCTTGATTGCTGGAGATGTGGCTGATAGGCGCGATCGCAAACTGACAATGCTACTATCAGTATTTTTACTAGTCTTATGTTCCCTAGCTTTGGCAGTATTTTCCTGGACTAAAAGCCCAATTATTTTATTTTATACCTGCTTGGTATTTACCGGAATTGCCAGAGCCTTCTTGAAACCTGCCAGTGATGCTTTGATGTGGCAATTGATACCAACTAGTGCTTTTACCAATGCAGCGACTTGGAATAGTAGTAGTTTTCAGTTAGCCTCAGTTATTGGCCCGGCTTTAGGCGGATTTGGTATTGCCTTTTTAGGAGGGGCAACGGGGGTATATGTGCTGGCAGTGATCGCAGGTTTGCTATGTTTTATTTTAACGGCAGCGATCGCCAAACCAGAAACCATTCGGACTAAAGAGCCTATTTCTTTGAAAGCACTTTGGGGCGGGGCTAAGTTTGTCTGGGAAAATCAGTTAATTTTAGCAGCCATTACCTTAGATATGTTTGCAGTGTTGTTAGGAGGAGCGATCGCTCTACTACCTATCTTCGCCAAAGATATTTTACACGTGGGGCCATTAGAATTAGGCTACCTGCAAGCAGCCCCTTCCATTGGTGCGTTATTTATGGCTGTTGTACTGGCATATTTACCCCCTTTACGTAAAGCCGGGCCAGCCTTACTTTGGTCAGTCCTGGGTTTTGGGATTGTGACAATTATCTTTGGGCTTTCTCGTTGGTTTTGGCTGTCATTATTGATGTTGGTGTTGAGTGGGGCATTAGACACAATTAGCGTGGTGATTCGCCATACCTTAGTGCAGATTAGAACACCAGATCATTTACGCGGTCGAGTTGCAGCCATCAACAGTGTATTTATTAGTGCCTCCAATGAGTTAGGAGGCTTTGAATCAGGTTTAACGGCAGCTTTATTTGGCCCAGTTCTCTCCGTCGTTGGTGGTGGAATCGGCACAATTGCTGTAGTGATTGCGGTAGCTGGAATTTGGCCGGGAATTGTCAAATTAGGAGCATTACAAGAGTATGAGAGTAAGTAAGTGCGATCGCCTCTTTTGTACACCTCTACAAATCATGAAAATATTTTTTTTGCAATTTACTATATATTCTTTGCATAAATAGTTTTG
Coding sequences within it:
- a CDS encoding nuclease A inhibitor family protein — encoded protein: MTNEITEKLKQAANGLLMMSESEYPFAVFLWSKQAQEPLTNQKLLQLTGHPQDKSVEEVELDYLFRNCAVEKEWHDEIQKQNVQKFQSLVKTLKDNLMDIRVYRIGMINIDVYILGKTPSGDLAGVSTKVVET
- a CDS encoding ABC transporter ATP-binding protein, coding for MTKLTGDIDLSKSLASKPQAVILETQGLTRYFGKAVAVNNLSITVEQGEVFGLLGPNGAGKSTAIKMLTTLLPLSAGRATIAGYDVTHQAAAVRRLFGYVPQALSADGSLTGYENLLIFAKLYDIPVKHRQRRIREVLDFMGLQTAAHRLVSQYSGGMIRKLEIAQSIMHQPKILFLDEPTVGLDPIARTQVWQLVQQLRQDYGTTIFLTTHFLEEADNLCHRVTIMQQGQVVITGTPSDLKAALDQPNATLDDVFIHYTGDQLTSGVNYRDTARTRRTAQRLG
- a CDS encoding MFS transporter, whose translation is MSSSKQKIDISNLESAQHDPFAALRFRDYRLFTIGRVLLFIGSQMQTVAIGWELYDRTNSALALGGVGLAQVLPMIVLTLIAGDVADRRDRKLTMLLSVFLLVLCSLALAVFSWTKSPIILFYTCLVFTGIARAFLKPASDALMWQLIPTSAFTNAATWNSSSFQLASVIGPALGGFGIAFLGGATGVYVLAVIAGLLCFILTAAIAKPETIRTKEPISLKALWGGAKFVWENQLILAAITLDMFAVLLGGAIALLPIFAKDILHVGPLELGYLQAAPSIGALFMAVVLAYLPPLRKAGPALLWSVLGFGIVTIIFGLSRWFWLSLLMLVLSGALDTISVVIRHTLVQIRTPDHLRGRVAAINSVFISASNELGGFESGLTAALFGPVLSVVGGGIGTIAVVIAVAGIWPGIVKLGALQEYESK
- a CDS encoding DNA/RNA non-specific endonuclease is translated as MKKSKFFRTILLIAVPAIFFTLFNYLEKPLTAQTSSVHLTMGNPSGANTSYSNLLLSKPQYAVSYNCYRGTPNWVSWQLNTSWLGSAPRQDDFRADTTLPSGCYRVTSSDYTGSGFDRGHMSPSADRTNTIANNSATFLMTNMIPQAPDNNQGVWANLESYCRDLVVNQGKELYIISGSYGTGGTGSNGTRTTIANGNVTVPARTWKVIVVLNAVNSGASSVTTSTRVIAVNIPNTQGVRYANWRDYRVSVDSIEVNTGYNLLSNVFASVQSTIEARVDSL
- a CDS encoding ABC transporter permease, which produces MIQPEPDVQLNGWVKGKPHHRAHVISTITQIFTKTLVIAEMEVRKLRHDPTDLVVRAVQPSLWLLIFGQVFSRIRAIPTGELPYLDFMSAGILAQSVLFVAIFTGGMTLIWERDLGVVHKFLASPTHRVSIVLGKSLACGVRCLSQVLVIYVLALILGVKLNLHPLAFLQVLFIVILGAGCFCTFSLIIGCLVKTRERMTGIGQLLTMPLFFASNAIYPISIMPNWLKFLSHINPLTYEVDALRGAMLANGTSIYGFGWDCTILLLTLTGLTLICGRLYPRVAM